From Sander vitreus isolate 19-12246 chromosome 5, sanVit1, whole genome shotgun sequence:
tattataggtttacaaataactttaaaatacagatttcATCCAACAGTGTCTGTGCATCCCCCCGACACAATCACACAATTTAAATCCCCAACAGACTAATATACAGTACCTCTAACCATCAGTAGATTTAGCATTATGGCATAGCAGTTGATTATCCGAGGTTTTAGGGAAGAGACAAGGGTAAGTGGAGGTGAGAAGTGAAAATAAGGTATGGATGATGATGTTGACGTTTAGACAAATTGATCATCAGTAATTAAATACCAGTTTTGAGTCTTGTGCAGTTTCCCTTCAGCAGACTGTTGCTAATTTTTGAAGAATTTATCGAAATTATAAACACGattgttttttaagtttgtgTTTTCACAAATTCAGCTATAATGTGCTTAAAAttgtccctttttttaaaacttgtaTCAATGACATGATTTAACAATAAGATTCATGTGTTACACTTAACTTTCTTCCCAAATACAGGCTACCAATTTAAAGATAATACACTTTTTGAGTCTACAggcagcagccagttagcttagcttagcataaagactagccTGGCTCAGTCCAACTTAATATAGCACCCGGTAAAACAGCAAAGATGTTTTAGAAATCActttttgtacggattaaactatagaaaaatgtgattcttaataataaaataatgttaacgTGAATTAAAATCTTGCTACAAAAAAACGGGAAACAAATAGATAAGACACATTCTCATGaatctgtgttttaaaaaagtacAGTTCAATAGCTATACACTCTGCTCTACAACTAATAAAATTACATCAAATGTCATCACATTTTAGTACAAAGGTCCTCTTAAAGGAAAACCTGTGAGGGTTTGCTACCAAAGGAAAACTGCAGAAGTCAAAACTGCAACTTTGGGAGTTGTGATTGGCTTTGGTGATTGAGAGCTACAGGTTCAAGCGATGAAGTGGCTTCACTACCAATTACACCAATACCTTGCAGTGGGTGGAGCTTATTGGAATGCCCACATTTGATGCAACAAGCACTGTTAGCGCACTCATTACTTCAATGCAAAATCCGCTGTAAAGACAGACAagtgcagagacagagaaagatggagggaaAGGTAAATAAGTGGAAAACAAGTGTggcgggaggggggggggaggaggagccaCACACCAAACCATGCCAGTATTGAGAGGACAAAATGGAAGAGTGTTGGTGGAAATGAAACAGAGGATGAGACACCATGTTGATGGGGAGGGGGCAGGAGAGGGTTGGGACTGGAGGGGTCGCCATGTCTTCCAGCCTGGATCCAATGCTCCTGAAAAGAAACAGGGGAGAGGGGCTGCACACTGCTGCCTGGGGTGGTCGGATTTCAATTGAATTGTTTGACTTGTCTTTTAATGCAGTGAAAAGGATCTGAACTTTGCGGTCTCCGATGAAATGCATTTTATCAGAGCATCCTTGCAAACAACCAGGAAAAAGAGATGAACAAAGATTTCCTGGCATAAATATGGCCATACAAATGTGTAAAATCTACAGAAATTATTTGAATGCAAGGCTTGTTGATTTGGActaaaataatgtgtgtatttccaacCCGGTGCCCTCGGAGGCAGTGTGAGCTTCCTGTCCCCTGGAAATGCCTGGAGGGGAGTTGAGAGGCCAGCTTGGAGGGCCACTCAGTCATACCTTGCAGTGCGTGGTACTGACAGGGATTCCGATATTGGAAGCTAACACGACTGTGAGTGCAGAAGCCAGTTCAATAGTGAATCCACTGCGGagaagggaggggagaggagggggaaacAAAGAGACATCCTTCATTTTAATGTCTGGAATGTGCTGCTGATGGCAAGGTCCACATTAATAGTAATACCATAATAGAATTGCTCTTTAAACTatgctcaacacacacacaaaggaaacaaaataCACAGTAATCAAACtcttatttctctctgaaacacacacacacacacacacacacacacaaaataaagaaagCATTTCAATCAGGTCCTAAATGTTGGCAAGCAACTCATAAAGAGTGATACATGTGATCCACAGAGCATCattgagtgtgtttgtgcctcGCGCTGACTAGGAGACACTTTGTCTTAAGCCATGTCCCGTTTCCAAAACACTATTCACACTTTGACACCAGACCAGTAGGCGCACTGgaaaagaaaacctttttttccttcttcttcttaatCTACCCCCTACCCACCATCccaacacacaaagaaacatttGGACATTAGCTTGGGATGGAAAACTACAGATTTTTATAATagcaagagaaagaaaaatgattgAGAAAGCAATTTGAAACTGAATAATTAGCTGGCGCTTCTTTCATTGACGTTAGGACGCTGACCAGACGTTTGCAAGTACTTGGTTCAAGTATGGTCAgcgacctttgttgcatgtcatacccATCTCTCGAATCATTTCCTGTCTGCCTTTCAAAGGcaaaaaaagcccccaaaaaaaagtatATCATCAAGTAAGTAATCCCTCATGtctaatttgtgtgtgtctgtgtgcaactGTGATCAGCAACTGAGCTCTTAATGTTCCCCAGTTGTTTTTTGACAagacaaaatgtcttctgtgaaaaaggccaaTTCACCAGGAATGGCAGAGGAGAAAGTCTTTCTAAAGACAGGTCACATTTTGGCCACTGCAGATAAGTAGACACCGCTTAGCCCACCTCTAACAGCAACTACAAACATTTGTGTAGCAAGCCAAATATACAAGTGTGCCACACAGGATGAGCTCATCACAAAGAGACTCGGTGAGGCCAGTTAGATCTGCAGCAGTCCGACCCTGTGGTGGTTCAACAGGAGAGCTGTCCAGAATGATGAAAATCAATATTTCaactttaaaaactgttttgaTGGCTGTGatacactgcactgttcaagtcCACTGTGCCTGCTAAATTATATGCTCAGCCACAGACTAAAGTTACACAAactacacccacacagacacactttccTGTCCTTACCCCAAACAACCTTCTGTCAGATTGATGCATGGAAAAAGACATTGGAGGAAAGAGACCTTCTAGAACTGTGAACCAGAGCAAATTTGTCTTTTCAGTCCTGGAAAAAAAGACTAAGCTGGTGATGGAAAGAGGGCgattaagaaagaaagaaaggaggcaCACAGCAAGAGAGAGGGGCCAAGGAGAAGGAGaactgaagaggaaaaaataatGAGAGTGAGAACAATTGCGGGACTTtggggagaagagagaaagatttAGAGGTGAGGCGCCGATAAAAAAACAAGACGAAGCTGCAGCGAGGAGACAAAAACGGGAAGGAATGGAAGAAACAGAATTAGTGAGGGCAAGGGGAAGAATAAGAGGGTAAACCGCAAAAATAGAGATTTACAGGAGAGAGTAGGAATGGAAGGAATGGAAAAAAGGaggacagaggggaaaaaagaaaagcgcAAGAGAAAGAGTCAGGCTGGCGTCGCTCCCTGCGGTTGAAGAAGAGAGTCCAGGATCCCACTGTGGCTTTGCCCCTCCCTCACCCTTCCTGCTCTACTTCTCTTCATCCAGAATGCCAAACAACTTCCTGTTACCCTGTGTGATGTTTCTGCCAGGCAactgagtacacacacacacaaaacttgcACGAACAATTAGACCTTAatatgcgtgcatgcatgcacacatacagtaatttCACCACACGATGTCCTGCAGGCATAGAGCCTAGCTATCGTCAGCTGacactatacacacaaacattcttGAGgtatgcatgcacgcacgcacacacacacacacacacacacactctcttcagCTTATGCGTGGGAAGACGAgaggacaagagagagagagagatcgatCTTAAGGACAGATGAGCAGCAGTAGTTATGGATGCGTGAAGTCCGCTGCTGAGGTTGTTGCACAAAGTTTGCTCTAGGGCTGTGTTGTGGTCCCAAAGACTACTTATTTATTCAGAATTATTATGTAATAGGTCAAAAGGCTGAAGAAAAATAGTGTATTATTCATTCGCTATGCAAAGGGACACTACCGAGACTACCAGATGTCTACATAACAGTAAATAATTAGTTCTAGCAAAGCTACAGTTTGAGTAGGATGACTGTGTGATTACTGTTAAAAATTTTAATTGAAAAGTTGTTCAGAGATCATGAAATATTTATCATCAATATTTTGTTCATAAATCTCTTGGAGAACGAATGATCGATGATGAAAAAACATATCTTTTCACTTTTGTATTGTACAGATGCAACAGACGGAAAATTCAAGTACAAGATTGTACTTGCAGGTTGCCTGTGTAGTTAAAATTCCTTTTGCCTGCAGCGGCAGCTCTGTATGGGAAGTAGAGAGTGGTTAATCAGTGCACGCACGAAGCAAAAGTCCTTGATTAGTCAGACAAGTTCACTGTACCTGTAAACAGGGAGCACTCGAGGCAACAGAGCAGCCGCTCTAAACGTGATTGCGCTGCCTTAGGTCCACGCATTATGCTGCCAGCATAGTGTGGGATTTATGAATGTCAGTTGAATTGCAATTACTCGTTCAATAAAATTTAACAGCCGTATTAAAGACATTGTTTTTTGCATTCTGATACATCTGTGTGCACATAAACACTAACCAATACTTACCAAGGACGCTGTTGCACCGGATGGACTTGTGTGTCAGCATATTGAGGCTTTTGAAACAAGTAGGAAAGTTCACCCCTGCCACAGTCTTCCTCCCTCTTATCCAATTCTTTCTTTCTCGCCCATTTCcataaatacagacacagacacatacccCTCCACCCACTCTCCCATGCGGTGGCTTTCTCACCTTGAGGGGGTGATGGGAGTCAGGTCTTTCCCCATGGTCTGAATGACGCGGCGGCCCCACACCCACAGGCCGGCGCAGATGCCTACACCACCGTATAACAGCAGCCAGATGGGAGTGGCAGCATCCTGCATCACACCACCCTGTTCATAGATCATCCACAGCGCTACCAGGGGCCCAATGGCATTACTGCGAAGGTGAGAAAATGGATTACAAACTCAGGCAGCTCTTCTAGTATTTATGACCGACTGAACATCACAAGGACAAAAAGATCTAGCAGAGTAAAGCAGGTATCTCTATTTTTAGTTACAGAAACATTACTTATATGTAACCTAATAGGGCAAAAAACTTcagaaataacaaaatatatgatCGGGTGCTAGGGTAATTGACAATAATTTGACAACTACATTGTCTATATGGGATGTTGTATGTCCTGTGGGCAGCACCTGACATCGTTGCCTCCATGGGCGAAGGAGCCAAAGCAGGCGGTGAGGATCTGAAGGAAGTGGAAAAGTAGGAACACCTCAGGCTTATCCTTCTCCTCGTGCTCTTCCTCGGCCAAGTCGTCCAGAGGCACTGGAGCAGGAGCCCCTTCTTCGTCCACCCCCTCCAGCTCTGTGGCCAGCTTCATCTCCACCCCACCCTCCTCTGCCTCAATCTCAGCCTCCGCCACGGCGTTACAGTATGATGAGTAGCTATCGTAGCGTACCCTCTTCTTGGAGTAGGACACGCTGTTGCTCCTGCCGCCTCCCTCTCCTACCAGCTTTTCACTGTCATCGCGTGACTCTGTGCGAATGAGCGGCTGGACGGGCATGCCACATATAGCTGCTGTGTAGCAGGTGTAGCTGTTGTTGCGCCGCAGCAGGCGGTAGTTGTTGTCTGCCGGGCCGGCGTTGGAGCCGGAGCGATCGGTGTCATCCATGCGGCCCAGGTGGATTTTGTGAAGCAGGTCTTTATACAGACCTGAGTCCTTGTGCACTGTGTGGTACACCTGACCATCGCTGCGCATGTGGCCATCGAAGCTGAAGCTGCCATTAGAGATGGGTGACTTCAGGCAGCCGTTGGTCATCGAATGGGTCCGGCCTGAAGCACAATGTTTAGGAGTTAAGTAGTATTCAGTAGCAGCACATTTCTTAAGAGTTTCTTACCCAAAATATACAGAAACTGAAAAGGTATCTTAAGATAGGAGACTATAAAGAagctgttttatttctttttaaattttttaggTTGAAAAGATatggaatatatattttttgtactgAAAAATGTaggctctcttttttttttattattattggatTTTGtatgaacatttttattttattatgttgttgtttatgttttatattcatTGTAATTCATAATTCTTTCAACAAAAAAGTTTTACCAAGTCATGTTCATACAAACCATTTCAATCACCATTAATGTTATAGCTTCACTAAGACCTAGTTTTTGTTTCTTCCTAATATCCTGACCTCTCAAAATCACAATAATGCAGCAACAGAACAACTGTTACCCTCCCCGTCCACACAGATTACACAATGAACAGTTTCCATTCATTCTTTTTGTTCTCCCTGAACAGATGGCACAAAAATAATCTTCTAGTTTTACCGTACGCCCTGCCATTTGGAAGGACATTGCCTCCATTAGCCACGTTGGTGAGCTCTCCACTGGAGTCGCGGGTACTCCGTTCACTGTTGCCCCCGGTGAGCGGCAACACAGCCTCATCTGTGCCCTTAGCTCCTGGTAGCTCCTTAAAGACGgggctctcctcctcctcttcaggtATCTTGTCCAGACTCTCATCAGAGATCCTAGATAGCGCCTGCTCCTTCTTTAGACGACCTGGAGGAAATCAAGTGATGGAGGGTTTAGTTAAGAGAGCATCCTAGAAAGACAGAATATCACAATACAAAGAGTTTACACGGCCTTGTATAGTAATTACAACTGTATTTATACACCAGGCCTACATTCTAATATGTCTGAGTGATCATTTACAGTACGATagtgaaacataaaaaaatccaATCCTACTAGAAAAGACTGAGGTTTTACAGAAAAGTCTGGATTGTTTTCAGTTAGGGCAAGCTAATAAAATCAGTTCAAGAGTTTTACAAGTGAATCAATAATTTGGCACACAGATTACATCTTTTCAATATAATTTTTCTATGCATGATTTTGTTGATACTGCATTGTTACTCAGCTCTAATATCaataatcaatttaaaaaaaagccaggACAGAAAGTGTGTAAAAAGTGAAAGACTGTAGCAACATTCCACAAACAAGTATAGCCATCAACTAATCCAAACTAATCCCAGGGCTGACAAACCTGATGCCCCCCCAACTCCTCAAAACACCCCTCAGTACAAACCCATAAACTCAGCCACCGCCTGATTCACTTTGACGGATGCAGCAATATCCAGATTAGGACGGATAATACCTATAATCCTCACAGGCGTCCTTAGAGGTGACGACACGTTGAGTAACAGATCAAGTCGGCGGCTCTCGTGTGCAGGGTCAAAGGAAAGTTCAAGAAAACAATCATTCTATTTTAAGCCTCAATGTGGACGTTACCGCTTCAATAACAGCACTTTCTTTCGTTTAAGTTCTATAAATCTAGTAACGTTTCTGTTccttaatttttattttaacatcagCATCTATCACGTCTATCAATATGGAAATATTACTGGCATCTCAGATCTTAGTCTGGATTGTGGCAACAAACAGAAGTTCTTATTTATCCTGCATGATATTAAATTAAACAGATACTGCTATGTTTATGTAAACCATTCTCTCAGATATTCCACCTACTGCTCTTTCCACTGTTTTATTCAATATGTCATGTGTTTTAAAGAGTTGTCTGCAGGCTGATTTTCCCATTAGGGAAACAATTTCTGAACTTCATCTGAAAGCTTTCTACACTGCAGGCTATGATCTTAACCCCTTGCATCTAGCCAAGTAGCTAtatgcctaaaaaaaaaaaaaaaaaaaaaaaagctaagtgTCTAAGGAGAGCAACTGGAGCACTACACAGAGTTCACAGGGTTTCTTTGGTGGCTCTGGCAGAGGCCAATGAGAAAACACATCCGCTGGCATCCCTTGTTCTGGTGTCAGAGCACAGAGTGTCCAAGCGGAGGCTAAGGCTCTGTTTTTAGGCCCGGGTCATAGTGCTGGGCTTTCAGATGGCGTGAGAAagactcaacacacacaaaacacaacacacaacacacacagatacctACTTGCTATTTTCCTCCTCATCCAGGGACATACAATAAACCAGACCAGGGCTGCACAGATCAGCGACTCAGCTAAAGTGATGAGAAAGATGGCCCACACTGGTAGCATCTCTAACCCAAGCACTGCAAtcaatgaacacacacaggatTCAGAAAATAACATCTTGCAAGTAGTTTCAAAGTATAATAATGTTTTACTCTTGTCACACCTTCAAAAGGAATTTTGAGCAAGCAAACGACATTGGCACCATCACCCGTTAAGGCTGAGATGATAATTTGATCGTACATCGGTGTCAGACTAAATAAACAGAGATAGTTTCTCTATTAGGAAGAATAGCCGTTTAGCACTTACATGGGGCTCCAGTGTACAAGATGGAGAATGTGTTGATCCCAATAGTGGTGGCATAGAAGAGGGGCAGCGCTCGCAGGCCGTTGGGGACAGAGTCATCCTATGTAGCAAACACACAGACGGATTTTTAGTaaagcccgaccgatatatcggcgtgccgatattaggcattttccaaactatcggtatcggcatttataatggccgataaatgaatatttaaaaaataaaatcaaaacggACGgaacccccttcaaccatgttctgagtgttggcgttgcatagtttgtccaccagagagcactctacaacgtccctgttggcaacactcgtgtttaaccctttaagtttcatatcttaggtttgtatttttatacattttatttatcagaactttaatatattttgatgttctgttgagacaataaaacaagtttatttttaaactgcattatcatattttagtgaggactcataaataactacaaataactaatgttagggaaatccgtttatgttttgttatgcaTTTctgaatattcaaatatatatcggccgatatatcggaatatcagatttttaaatccccaaatatttgtatcgctatcggccttaaaaatcctttatcggtcgggctcaaATTTTTAGTGGAGTTTCTGATATTATGATGAAGGAGCTTAAACATATGCATAAGTGATAAGTCATCGTTCTTGTTCATGTAGTTTCATTTCAAGGTGATATGATGGGATCATCACTGTTTTACATACTGAATGATTCCAAGCAAATTTGTAAttaaaaaccaaaataatgAGTTCATGTTTTGGTTTTAGATGTATAAAGAGTTTTGTGTAATGCTGATGTAATGCAGAGGACCAACAATGTCATTATTTGACAtgcaattttttaaatgtttttatttagtgtTCCTGAGGAGGAAAATGAACATTTCTTCTCACTAACTATACATCACTCTGGACAAGGAAAGCGACTGGTTTAAACTATAAAAATGCACAAGTCGAAATGTAAGTTAATATGTCATTACAGTCACTTTTGTGTCAGAGCTAAAttatgtgtgagtatgtgtgtaagtgtaaaCAGGGCCATTCATTAACCAGTTCAGGTGAAAGCAGGTGGTGAGGTAAAACAGTTCACTCTTGCACAATGTGGTTGACTACAGAGGTTTTAAAGTCTCACATCTACATACTAAACCATCGTCTTGAAAATGATCAAATCTTAACACAGTATGAATATAATAAAACGATATTCCTGATGCAAATagcctgcagagacagagattattttaacccaggtATACAGTGAAAAATCGTCTTATGACTCATTCATACATAATCCTGCAGTTGTGACCTCAGGATGATCTACAACACGTTTTTCTTCCTGGTCTGCCAGAGATTGTCGGTTGCAAAATAGCAGATCTGCGGGTGTTGCCAAATCAAATTTTATCTGTGCTGAAGTTCTTTGGAAAGAGTTGTGTGTACACGTGTATGTCTAAATTCTAGTATTTAAACTCGTGGATCAACGACTCACTCTATTCCACCACTTCATGGACAGTCATACCACATTATTTGTCATGGTAAGTATTCCAGTGCCCTGACGTAAAGGCTTTAAACCTACATGTTTATAAGGTAAAATATGTCTTGaattagaaatgcaaataagAAACTATAAATTCAATGCGGAGGgatttgtgcttgtgtgtgtcagtataaTAATGTGAGCCCACCTTTCTGAGGATGAAGTGTCTGATGAGCAGGAAGAGAAATCCAGACATGAGTCCAGAGAGCAAGGGGGAGATGAACCACGATGACACTGGAAAGGGAGGCGAAAACGTCATCAGAAAAAGACAGCAGACTACAATCACTCATTGAAACAGTATCGTCGGGCAGCAATGATCAAGTGTTACAACTGTCTTTTTGTTCCCATTTTATTTCCCCAACATGGCTCATCTTCTGTTCATTTACCTCAGTAATTTCCCAGAATGACTTTCAACTCTAAAGGAACAGGTATGGCCTTTTTAAATTAAGCTGTGGTTTATGCATGCAGGTGAAGAAAGCCAGATGTCTTCCTCTAGCTGAGAGAGTGAAGAAAATGCTAACTCTGCCTCTTATAATAAAGACTACTCGCTGTGTAAAATGGTCAAAGGAGTCATCTTTGCTGAAAACAAACTGGTGATTACTgttaaggtgctgacacactaGGCAGACAGCAAAGAACTAGTGGCAAAGAAGTTCAACTGTGGCCTCGCCTCACATCGCCTGTGTCTTGGCCAAAAAGTGGCACTTGAACACATCGCAAAGACTACAGTCGACGGGCAAGTACGTTCTGCGCCAgcgtgagaggaaataactctccatGCCAGCAGGCGGCAGCAATCTATCCGTCGTTCAAAAAGGGAAACCAGATATACAAACCATTGCTATGACACATACAACAACGCAGTGTTTGCCTGAATCAGCCAGCGGCAGAGCACAGCCGTCAGTCCCACTGCTTAACTCCCCGCCGGGGCGACAGCAGATGCCAGGAGATGGCTAGCTAGCTTGTCCATCTCCTGGGCTGTCATCTGTTCTGTCGACAATGAAGTCTCCCTTCGGTGGGGAAGCAGAGGAAAAGATCAGCCAGCTGCGCATAGCTGGCTAGTTTGCTAGCTTGCATAGTCGACCCACCGTGCTGTCATTCTGTACTTTTTACAAAAAATTAGCTGAACaaagttgtcactcatctggccaTATCAATCTGCTTTCATAggctgtgacaagagtgtgtgaatAAAAAACTAAGTTGTTAAATTTTGCTAATTTAGTGGccggctagttagctagcttgcttgcttgctaggGAGATCAGTTCTCTGTCTTGCACCAACCACGGTCACGGTGCAgaaggagaaagggagagaggtcTATCGtctttaaattatgttttacagTACAGGATatctttttattagttttatttttaaagagtttatgttgaaataaatataccttTACAAATAGTTATGTATCTCGTTGTACACTTGCCCTCTTATGGACATGcatgcaaaaataaatatttgaaaaggtaatttttttttaaaattcaacattcaaaaaagtcgtcttttggacagttTCGACAGCCCTTTGTATTTGATTGATCAgatgaagttaaaaaaataaaaaataataataataatcagtaaaGCCTTCCGACTTTAGTTGTTTGCTTGCTTTCCTCACTTTCGTTTTTCTTCTCGTGCACAAATTCGCTTAAGCtgaccagccaatcagagtgatTGTTCTCACTGACCACTCCAACACTAAAAAAGCCGATGAGGGTCGA
This genomic window contains:
- the slc20a2 gene encoding sodium-dependent phosphate transporter 2 isoform X1, coding for MDLTPYLWMVILGFIIAFILAFSVGANDVANSFGTAVGSGVVTLKQACILASIFETLGSMLLGAKVGETIRKGIIDVNLYNETVPVLMAGEVSAMVGSAVWQLIASFLKLPISGTHCIVGATIGFSMVAIGTKGVQWMELVKIVSSWFISPLLSGLMSGFLFLLIRHFILRKDDSVPNGLRALPLFYATTIGINTFSILYTGAPLLGLEMLPVWAIFLITLAESLICAALVWFIVCPWMRRKIASRLKKEQALSRISDESLDKIPEEEEESPVFKELPGAKGTDEAVLPLTGGNSERSTRDSSGELTNVANGGNVLPNGRAYGRTHSMTNGCLKSPISNGSFSFDGHMRSDGQVYHTVHKDSGLYKDLLHKIHLGRMDDTDRSGSNAGPADNNYRLLRRNNSYTCYTAAICGMPVQPLIRTESRDDSEKLVGEGGGRSNSVSYSKKRVRYDSYSSYCNAVAEAEIEAEEGGVEMKLATELEGVDEEGAPAPVPLDDLAEEEHEEKDKPEVFLLFHFLQILTACFGSFAHGGNDVSNAIGPLVALWMIYEQGGVMQDAATPIWLLLYGGVGICAGLWVWGRRVIQTMGKDLTPITPSSGFTIELASALTVVLASNIGIPVSTTHCKVGSVVAVGWIRSQKAVDWHLFRNIFLAWFVTVPVAGLFSAAVMALFVYGILPYV
- the slc20a2 gene encoding sodium-dependent phosphate transporter 2 isoform X2; its protein translation is MDLTPYLWMVILGFIIAFILAFSVGANDVANSFGTAVGSGVVTLKQACILASIFETLGSMLLGAKVGETIRKGIIDVNLYNETVPVLMAGEVSAMVGSAVWQLIASFLKLPISGTHCIVGATIGFSMVAIGTKGVQWMELVKIVSSWFISPLLSGLMSGFLFLLIRHFILRKDDSVPNGLRALPLFYATTIGINTFSILYTGAPLLGLEMLPVWAIFLITLAESLICAALVWFIVCPWMRRKIASRLKKEQALSRISDESLDKIPEEEEESPVFKELPGAKGTDEAVLPLTGGNSERSTRDSSGELTNVANGGNVLPNGRAYGRTHSMTNGCLKSPISNGSFSFDGHMRSDGQVYHTVHKDSGLYKDLLHKIHLGRMDDTDRSGSNAGPADNNYRLLRRNNSYTCYTAAICGMPVQPLIRTESRDDSEKLVGEGGGRSNSVSYSKKRVRYDSYSSYCNAVAEAEIEAEEGGVEMKLATELEGVDEEGAPAPVPLDDLAEEEHEEKDKPEVFLLFHFLQILTACFGSFAHGGNDVSNAIGPLVALWMIYEQGGVMQDAATPIWLLLYGGVGICAGLWVWGRRVIQTMGKDLTPITPSRWAQLWPWVGSAPRKQWTGTSSGTSSWRGSSRCPWPACSALPSWPCSSTASCPTSEENRGGRESQ